The Acinetobacter sp. GSS19 genome includes a region encoding these proteins:
- a CDS encoding MoaD/ThiS family protein: MQTLKIKIEAFGAIERNLPQVLEIRCNSGQSVADVLDQVAQDYPESNLLLQRCACAIGEDIIPRQAILRQDSTLVLLSPVAGG, from the coding sequence ATGCAGACCCTCAAAATTAAAATCGAAGCATTTGGTGCAATTGAACGCAACCTTCCTCAAGTTCTGGAGATACGTTGTAATTCAGGCCAAAGTGTTGCTGATGTACTTGATCAGGTGGCACAGGATTATCCAGAGTCAAATCTGCTATTGCAGCGCTGTGCCTGTGCCATTGGAGAAGACATCATTCCACGGCAAGCTATCTTACGACAAGACAGCACGCTGGTTTTGCTTTCACCTGTGGCAGGAGGATGA
- the moaA gene encoding GTP 3',8-cyclase MoaA, whose amino-acid sequence MNMRTQPKTNMRFVDQFGRHKRKLRISVTDRCNFKCVYCMPEHPEWINKKDLLSFEELYLFCDFMVRRGIQEIRITGGEPLMRQGVVHFIAQLQQLKAIGLKRIAMTSNAYYLRYYASALKQAGLDDLNISLDSLDAAQFQQLTQKDLIPVLEGIEAAQAAGFPIKINSVLMRGVNEDQILRLARWSIQNKFILRFIEFMPLDGEHRWSSAHVVSEQQILETLATEFDLTVLNRHSADPARQYLIDGHPIGIISTITHSFCGSCDRLRLTAQGDFYNCLFAPKGLSLKNQIRALMAAEPFAALHLQTALSDYIWHKESGFQAITQQTGTQFSRKISMHMLGG is encoded by the coding sequence ATGAATATGAGGACACAGCCTAAAACTAACATGCGCTTTGTGGATCAGTTTGGTCGTCATAAACGGAAACTGCGGATTTCAGTGACAGATCGCTGCAATTTTAAGTGTGTCTATTGTATGCCTGAGCATCCAGAATGGATTAATAAAAAAGACCTGCTCAGTTTTGAAGAACTTTACCTGTTTTGCGATTTTATGGTGCGCCGTGGCATTCAGGAGATTCGCATCACCGGCGGTGAACCCTTAATGCGTCAGGGAGTGGTGCACTTTATTGCGCAATTGCAGCAACTGAAAGCGATTGGCTTGAAGCGTATCGCTATGACCAGTAATGCGTATTATCTCAGATACTATGCGAGTGCATTAAAACAGGCCGGGCTGGATGATCTGAATATCAGTTTAGACAGCCTGGATGCGGCCCAGTTTCAACAGTTGACACAAAAAGATTTGATACCGGTTCTTGAAGGAATTGAGGCCGCACAAGCTGCAGGTTTTCCGATCAAGATCAATAGCGTATTAATGCGTGGCGTGAATGAAGATCAGATTCTGCGTTTAGCACGCTGGTCAATCCAGAACAAGTTTATTTTACGCTTTATTGAATTTATGCCACTTGATGGTGAACATCGATGGTCCAGTGCACATGTGGTCAGCGAGCAGCAAATTCTGGAAACGCTTGCCACTGAATTTGATCTTACTGTCCTGAACCGGCATTCAGCTGATCCGGCACGGCAATATTTAATTGATGGCCATCCTATTGGAATTATTTCGACCATTACCCATTCCTTTTGTGGCAGCTGTGATCGGCTACGCTTAACGGCACAAGGTGATTTTTATAACTGTTTATTTGCCCCGAAAGGACTGAGTCTGAAAAATCAAATCAGAGCCTTGATGGCTGCTGAACCTTTCGCTGCATTGCACTTACAGACGGCACTTTCCGATTATATCTGGCACAAAGAATCTGGCTTTCAGGCTATTACCCAGCAGACGGGTACTCAGTTCTCACGAAAAATCAGCATGCACATGCTAGGAGGTTAG
- the mobA gene encoding molybdenum cofactor guanylyltransferase gives MSRVLKKKDYPVTDLVILAGGQARRMNGVNKLLQTFDDQMQLIKIHQQLKASVAQVWINSHRDASIYQHLIGSVHCYSDDQSGFLGPLMGMKSAWSHVQADHVLFVPCDVTFIPPNVLSRLHQALARHPLAQVAYVEINGTALYPFCLVKRDSLAQFLEHLAQKQHSLKGCFADLHAQVARFRNHALFFHSINSFDELQQYQQLKFLHSH, from the coding sequence ATGAGTCGTGTTCTCAAGAAAAAAGATTACCCTGTTACCGACCTAGTGATCCTGGCCGGTGGTCAGGCACGAAGAATGAATGGCGTCAACAAGTTGCTCCAGACATTTGATGATCAGATGCAATTGATCAAAATACACCAGCAACTGAAAGCGAGTGTTGCACAGGTCTGGATCAATAGTCATCGCGATGCGTCCATTTATCAACACCTCATTGGCAGCGTTCACTGTTATAGTGATGACCAAAGCGGCTTTTTAGGACCATTGATGGGCATGAAAAGTGCCTGGTCGCACGTACAAGCGGACCACGTGCTCTTTGTCCCATGTGATGTGACTTTTATTCCACCAAATGTCCTGAGCCGGCTGCATCAGGCTTTGGCTAGACATCCTCTGGCCCAGGTGGCCTATGTTGAAATCAATGGCACAGCCTTATATCCGTTTTGTCTGGTGAAACGCGACAGTCTTGCCCAATTCCTAGAGCATTTGGCGCAAAAACAGCACAGTTTAAAAGGTTGTTTTGCTGATCTGCACGCTCAAGTTGCACGTTTTAGAAATCACGCACTGTTTTTTCACAGTATTAATTCCTTCGATGAATTGCAGCAGTACCAGCAGCTTAAATTTCTGCACAGCCACTAA
- a CDS encoding nitrate reductase, whose translation MNSISMVDLNSSTENSSKTTHTTCPYCGVGCGVTVEVTQTALGEKINVRGDAQHPSNYGKLCIKGSNLADTLGLETRVLQPMLGRQAHRQPVDWETAIATISDQFRHCIDQYGRDSIAFYVSGQLLTEDYYVVNKFIKGYLGTANIDTNSRLCMSSAVAAHKRAFGEDIVPASYEDFEQTDMVVLVGSNTAWCHPVLYQRIMQAKAERDLFVVVIDPRFTNTCEAADLHLPILPGQDVRLFNGLLQYLFKHGYADQDFIDTHTQGLEQALLASEDEAVLIEVAERTGIALEKLQSFYEKFAQVDKVMTLFSMGVNQSSQGVDKANSIINCHLLTGKIGKPGAAPFSMTGQPNAMGGREVGGLANMLAAHLELDNPAHQQLVQNFWQSPHIAQQPGLKAVDLFRAVESGKIKAIWIMATNPVVSLPDADQVKRALEKCEFVVVSDICLNTDTTQYADVLLPALGWGEKDGTVTNSERRISRQRAFLPAPYAAKPDWWAISQVAQRIGFQHFDYRSSHEIFLEHARLSALENSDLAQRTTKPHFRYFNLQGLTDLTPDEYAALQPVQWPVWSRDQPNPAAIRLYDQAQFSHVNGKAKFIATIAINPVHQTCHAFPLILNTGRIRDQWHTMSRTGLSANLSSHRAEPYCEIHPQDALKYGIQDAGLVKVKSQWGSCVLRAQLSQNIRRGQVFAPIHWNDQVASDARIGKVVNPVVDVISGEPEFKHTPVMIEPFYSQWQGVLYIRQGYEQRIRPALEKMAWWTKITLFSAVRYEIADRKKLAETTEHLKEWLPFQEESFEWLNLEDQTAQISHSVVLKEGQLITSLYIAPQHLLPDRDWIASLFKRERLSLMHRKALLAGQAMSMLNNDGPLVCSCFKVGKNRIIETILSQNMTDEKQVTACLKAGGNCGSCLPEIRGLIKACQTEVAQ comes from the coding sequence ATGAACAGTATTTCCATGGTGGATCTCAATAGCTCCACAGAAAATTCCAGTAAAACTACACATACCACCTGTCCTTATTGTGGCGTGGGCTGTGGTGTGACCGTAGAGGTGACTCAAACAGCTTTGGGCGAAAAAATTAATGTTCGGGGAGATGCGCAGCATCCTTCTAATTACGGAAAATTATGTATTAAAGGCAGCAATCTAGCAGATACTCTAGGACTGGAAACGCGTGTATTGCAGCCCATGCTTGGACGGCAAGCCCATCGCCAACCTGTCGATTGGGAAACTGCAATTGCCACGATTTCGGATCAATTTCGGCACTGCATTGATCAGTATGGAAGAGACAGTATTGCCTTTTACGTATCGGGGCAATTACTGACCGAAGACTATTATGTTGTGAACAAGTTTATAAAAGGTTATCTAGGCACAGCCAATATTGATACCAATTCACGTTTATGCATGTCCTCGGCAGTAGCAGCACATAAACGTGCCTTTGGGGAGGATATTGTTCCGGCCAGTTATGAGGATTTTGAACAGACCGATATGGTGGTGTTGGTCGGATCGAATACTGCGTGGTGTCATCCGGTACTCTATCAGCGCATTATGCAGGCCAAAGCAGAACGTGATTTGTTCGTGGTGGTGATTGACCCACGCTTTACCAATACCTGTGAAGCCGCCGATTTGCATCTGCCAATTTTGCCGGGTCAAGATGTCCGGCTGTTTAATGGCCTATTGCAGTATCTGTTTAAACACGGATATGCCGATCAAGATTTTATTGACACCCATACTCAAGGCTTAGAGCAGGCTTTGCTTGCCAGTGAAGATGAAGCCGTATTGATAGAGGTGGCTGAACGGACGGGTATTGCCCTAGAAAAACTGCAAAGTTTTTATGAGAAATTCGCCCAGGTAGATAAAGTGATGACCCTATTTTCGATGGGGGTTAATCAGTCGTCGCAAGGCGTGGACAAAGCCAATAGCATTATCAACTGTCATTTGCTGACCGGCAAAATAGGCAAACCTGGTGCAGCACCATTCTCCATGACAGGGCAACCAAATGCCATGGGGGGGCGTGAAGTCGGTGGATTGGCGAATATGCTGGCAGCACATCTGGAACTGGACAATCCAGCGCACCAACAACTGGTACAGAATTTTTGGCAAAGTCCGCATATTGCCCAGCAGCCCGGCTTGAAGGCCGTCGATTTATTTCGTGCGGTAGAAAGCGGAAAAATAAAGGCCATCTGGATCATGGCCACCAATCCTGTGGTGAGTTTGCCTGATGCTGATCAGGTCAAACGTGCACTGGAAAAATGTGAATTTGTGGTGGTATCGGATATCTGCCTGAATACTGACACCACGCAATATGCTGATGTACTTTTGCCTGCGCTGGGATGGGGTGAAAAAGACGGGACCGTGACCAACTCAGAACGCCGTATTTCCAGACAACGGGCTTTTTTACCAGCACCTTATGCTGCAAAACCCGATTGGTGGGCCATCAGCCAGGTGGCACAACGTATAGGTTTTCAGCATTTTGACTATCGTAGCAGCCATGAGATCTTTCTCGAACATGCGCGGTTATCAGCGCTGGAAAATTCGGATCTGGCTCAGCGCACTACAAAGCCACATTTTCGTTATTTTAACCTGCAGGGTTTAACCGATTTAACCCCTGATGAATATGCGGCACTGCAACCGGTTCAATGGCCGGTCTGGTCCAGAGATCAACCGAATCCTGCAGCGATACGTCTCTATGATCAAGCGCAGTTCAGCCATGTAAATGGCAAAGCAAAATTTATCGCTACCATAGCAATCAATCCGGTACATCAAACTTGTCATGCGTTTCCTTTGATTTTAAATACCGGAAGGATTCGGGACCAGTGGCATACCATGAGCCGCACTGGGCTGTCAGCCAATCTCAGCAGCCATCGTGCAGAACCCTACTGTGAAATTCATCCGCAAGATGCATTGAAATATGGCATCCAGGACGCTGGGTTAGTTAAGGTGAAATCTCAATGGGGTAGCTGCGTGCTGCGTGCCCAGCTGAGCCAGAATATCCGCCGTGGGCAGGTTTTTGCACCTATTCACTGGAATGATCAAGTTGCTTCTGATGCCCGTATCGGAAAAGTGGTCAATCCAGTAGTGGATGTCATTTCAGGCGAGCCGGAATTTAAGCATACCCCGGTCATGATTGAGCCTTTTTATAGCCAATGGCAGGGGGTGTTATACATACGTCAAGGCTATGAACAGCGTATAAGGCCAGCATTGGAAAAGATGGCATGGTGGACAAAAATTACCCTGTTTAGTGCCGTACGTTATGAGATAGCAGACCGTAAGAAACTGGCAGAAACCACCGAACATTTAAAAGAATGGTTGCCTTTTCAGGAAGAAAGCTTTGAATGGCTGAATCTTGAAGACCAGACTGCACAGATCAGTCACAGTGTAGTGTTAAAAGAAGGACAGTTGATTACCAGTCTGTATATCGCACCTCAACACTTATTACCCGATCGGGACTGGATAGCCAGTTTGTTCAAGCGGGAACGTTTAAGTCTCATGCACCGTAAAGCCTTACTGGCTGGACAAGCGATGTCGATGCTCAATAATGATGGTCCACTGGTCTGTAGCTGTTTTAAAGTGGGTAAAAACCGAATTATTGAAACCATCCTAAGCCAAAACATGACCGATGAAAAACAGGTGACTGCCTGCTTGAAAGCCGGGGGCAACTGTGGCTCATGTTTGCCTGAGATTCGCGGGCTGATTAAAGCTTGTCAGACGGAGGTGGCACAATGA
- the nirD gene encoding nitrite reductase small subunit NirD has protein sequence MTILKKMNELDWIEVCSLEDITPNTGVGALLQGQQIAIFRVGHEKRVYALSNQDPFSKAFVMSRGILGDLQGERVVASPIYKQHFSLATGRCLEDKDQRLLVFPSKIENGKVLISPIPQKTYITNPGTSSEKMKLVLIGNGLAGMRCLEDLLDMVPDRYDITVIGEEPWGNYNRIMLSPVLSGEKHMDDIMLHSHAWYADKGIRFIAGDPAVNIDRARKQVYTKHGEVVAYDRLILATGSKPFIPPIKGSDLQGVISFRDIHDVNIMLEYCKHKKNAVVIGAGLLGLEAAYGLKQRGMNVTVVHLLDRIMNRQLDARASDLLKQSIEAKGIQILTEANTEELIGQDGHVIQLRLKDGTLLDADLVVFAVGIRPNIELAQRAGLRCQRGVLVNDIMQSFDPSIYAVGECIEHRSQTFGLVEPLWGQAFICASHLAERGSLTFKTPTVPTQLKVSGCDVFSAGNFEPQEDYEDIILNDEKRKIYKRIIIQKDKVIGAVLFGDTEDGTWYAELIANQTPIANIRSKLLFGRDFALKNAG, from the coding sequence ATGACAATTTTAAAAAAAATGAACGAGTTGGATTGGATTGAAGTGTGCAGCCTAGAGGACATCACACCGAATACTGGCGTGGGCGCTCTGCTGCAAGGACAGCAAATTGCGATTTTCCGGGTAGGTCATGAAAAACGGGTCTATGCACTCAGTAATCAAGATCCGTTCAGCAAAGCCTTTGTGATGTCGCGCGGTATTTTGGGAGATTTGCAGGGCGAACGGGTAGTGGCTTCTCCGATTTATAAGCAGCATTTCAGTTTGGCTACAGGGCGCTGTCTGGAAGATAAAGACCAGAGACTTCTGGTGTTTCCAAGCAAGATTGAAAATGGCAAGGTGCTGATCAGTCCAATTCCACAGAAGACGTATATTACCAACCCTGGAACTTCCAGCGAAAAAATGAAACTGGTGCTGATCGGCAATGGCCTGGCCGGCATGCGCTGTCTGGAAGACTTGCTGGACATGGTACCCGATCGTTATGACATTACTGTCATTGGAGAGGAACCTTGGGGGAACTATAACCGTATCATGCTATCTCCAGTACTCTCCGGAGAAAAGCACATGGATGACATCATGCTGCATTCACATGCCTGGTATGCAGATAAAGGCATTCGTTTTATCGCTGGTGATCCTGCTGTAAATATTGACCGTGCACGTAAGCAGGTCTACACAAAACATGGTGAAGTCGTGGCTTATGACCGTTTAATTCTGGCGACAGGTTCCAAACCCTTTATTCCACCAATTAAGGGTAGCGATCTGCAGGGTGTGATCAGTTTCCGTGATATTCATGATGTCAACATCATGCTGGAGTACTGCAAGCACAAGAAAAATGCCGTGGTGATTGGTGCGGGATTGTTGGGACTGGAAGCAGCTTATGGCTTGAAACAGCGCGGAATGAATGTGACCGTTGTACATTTGCTGGATCGCATTATGAATCGCCAACTGGATGCACGAGCAAGTGACTTGCTGAAACAGAGTATTGAAGCCAAAGGCATCCAAATCTTAACTGAGGCCAATACTGAAGAACTGATTGGGCAAGATGGTCATGTCATCCAGCTGCGCCTGAAAGACGGCACCTTACTGGACGCTGATCTGGTGGTATTTGCTGTGGGGATTCGTCCGAATATTGAACTGGCACAACGTGCCGGCTTGCGCTGTCAGCGTGGTGTACTGGTCAATGACATCATGCAAAGCTTTGATCCAAGCATTTATGCGGTTGGAGAGTGTATTGAACACCGCAGCCAAACTTTTGGTCTGGTTGAACCCTTGTGGGGGCAAGCCTTTATTTGTGCATCACATCTGGCCGAACGTGGCAGCCTGACATTTAAAACACCGACCGTACCGACCCAATTAAAAGTGAGTGGCTGTGATGTCTTTTCCGCAGGGAACTTTGAACCGCAGGAAGATTATGAAGACATTATCCTGAATGATGAAAAACGGAAAATTTATAAACGCATTATCATCCAGAAAGACAAAGTCATCGGTGCCGTACTGTTTGGCGATACCGAAGATGGTACATGGTATGCGGAGCTGATTGCCAATCAAACGCCGATTGCCAATATCCGCAGTAAGTTGCTGTTTGGCCGGGATTTCGCATTAAAAAATGCAGGATAG
- the nirB gene encoding nitrite reductase large subunit NirB: MKIIMIGHGMVGHKFIESVLEHAGDEVEITILAEESRLAYDRVHLTEYFSGKSAKDLTLCRADFADAYGIDLRLDTKAVAIDPLHKTVTTHHGDVLSFDKLVLATGSYAFVPPIPGNDRENCFVYRTIEDLDAIRAASLTAKTGAVIGGGLLGLEAAKALCDLNLDTHVVEFAPRLMTVQIDDLGGKVLRAKIENLGVSVHTQKATSSIEAGISSTHVMKFADGSELETDIILFSAGIRPRDELARQSGLAIGERGGIMINDYCQTSNPDIYAIGECALWNNKIYGLVAPGYDMARIAAKHVMEQACSPFAGADMSTKLKLMGVDVASVGDAHAVTPNALSYFYADEAAQIYKKIVVNAEKTKLLGAVLVGCAKEYNDLLQMMLNGLSLPENPESLIMPGYAQSTAKTGGSGVDLLPDSATICSCNNVSKADLCSAIAEGSTSLGALKKCTKAATACGGCTPLVTQVLKAELQRQGVMVNNHLCEHFAYSRQELYHLVRVNEIKTFDDLIQQHGHGLGCDICKPTVANILASCWNDFVLKPSHAGLQDSNDYYLGNIQKDGSYSVVPRMAGGEVTPDGLIAVGQIAKEYGLYTKLTGGQRVDMFGAQVHQLPEIWEKLIKAGFESGHAYGKSLRTVKSCVGSTWCRYGVDDSVGLAIFLENRYKGLRSPHKLKMAVSGCTRECAEAQSKDVGVIATEKGWNLYVCGNGGMKPRHAELLASDLDTHTLIRYIDRFFMFYIQTADRLQRTSVWRDNMEGGLDYLKDVVVNDSLGLAAELERRMSHVVGTYQDEWRTAVEDPEVRKRFKTFINAKAEQQQDPHIQFAEVRGQIRPKTEVERDATRIAMAEA; the protein is encoded by the coding sequence ATGAAAATTATTATGATCGGTCATGGCATGGTTGGCCACAAATTTATCGAATCTGTTTTGGAACATGCCGGTGACGAAGTGGAAATCACCATTTTGGCCGAAGAATCACGTTTGGCGTATGACCGGGTGCATTTGACTGAATATTTCAGCGGAAAATCTGCCAAAGATTTGACCTTGTGCCGTGCGGATTTTGCCGATGCGTATGGCATCGATTTACGCTTGGACACCAAAGCTGTGGCGATTGACCCCTTGCATAAAACGGTCACCACTCATCATGGAGATGTTCTGAGTTTTGATAAATTGGTGTTGGCAACCGGTTCATACGCTTTTGTTCCTCCTATTCCGGGCAATGACCGTGAGAACTGCTTTGTTTACCGCACCATTGAAGATCTGGATGCGATTCGTGCTGCCAGCTTAACTGCAAAAACCGGTGCGGTCATTGGCGGTGGCTTACTCGGCTTGGAGGCGGCGAAGGCACTGTGTGATTTGAATCTGGACACCCATGTGGTGGAATTTGCTCCGCGCCTTATGACAGTACAAATTGATGATCTGGGCGGTAAAGTTTTACGGGCAAAAATCGAGAATTTGGGAGTGAGTGTTCATACCCAAAAGGCAACATCATCAATTGAAGCCGGAATTTCTAGTACTCACGTAATGAAGTTTGCGGATGGTTCGGAACTGGAAACGGACATTATTCTATTCTCTGCGGGTATCCGTCCACGGGATGAATTGGCGCGTCAGAGCGGGCTTGCTATTGGGGAGCGCGGCGGAATCATGATTAATGATTATTGCCAAACATCCAACCCCGATATTTATGCCATTGGTGAATGTGCACTTTGGAATAACAAAATTTACGGGTTGGTAGCCCCCGGTTATGACATGGCCCGGATTGCCGCCAAGCATGTAATGGAACAGGCATGCAGCCCGTTTGCTGGTGCAGATATGAGCACCAAGCTGAAACTGATGGGCGTGGATGTGGCTTCTGTCGGAGATGCACATGCCGTGACACCGAATGCACTGAGCTATTTCTATGCCGATGAAGCTGCGCAAATCTATAAAAAGATTGTGGTCAATGCTGAGAAAACGAAATTGCTGGGTGCAGTGCTGGTCGGATGTGCCAAAGAATATAATGACTTACTGCAAATGATGCTGAATGGGTTGTCGCTGCCGGAAAATCCGGAAAGTCTCATCATGCCGGGTTATGCGCAATCCACGGCAAAAACTGGGGGAAGCGGGGTTGATTTGCTGCCAGACAGTGCAACTATCTGTTCATGTAACAATGTTTCTAAAGCAGATCTCTGCAGTGCAATTGCGGAGGGTTCAACCTCGCTGGGCGCACTAAAAAAATGCACAAAAGCTGCAACTGCTTGTGGCGGCTGTACACCGTTAGTGACTCAGGTGTTGAAGGCTGAACTACAACGTCAAGGTGTTATGGTGAATAACCATCTATGCGAACACTTTGCCTATTCACGCCAAGAGCTGTATCACCTGGTACGTGTGAATGAAATCAAAACCTTTGATGATCTGATTCAGCAGCATGGCCACGGTTTGGGCTGTGATATCTGTAAACCGACGGTGGCAAATATCTTGGCTTCCTGCTGGAATGACTTCGTATTGAAGCCAAGTCATGCCGGACTGCAAGACAGTAATGACTATTATCTCGGTAATATTCAAAAAGATGGTTCGTATTCAGTCGTACCACGTATGGCCGGTGGTGAAGTGACACCCGATGGCTTAATTGCGGTTGGTCAGATTGCAAAAGAATATGGTTTGTATACCAAATTAACTGGTGGTCAGCGTGTCGATATGTTTGGTGCGCAAGTGCATCAGTTGCCTGAAATCTGGGAAAAACTCATCAAAGCCGGTTTCGAATCCGGCCATGCTTATGGTAAATCGCTGCGTACGGTGAAATCCTGTGTCGGCAGCACGTGGTGCCGTTATGGAGTAGATGATTCCGTCGGTTTGGCCATCTTCCTGGAAAACCGTTACAAAGGTCTGCGTTCACCCCATAAGCTGAAAATGGCCGTATCAGGTTGCACCCGTGAATGTGCCGAAGCACAAAGTAAGGACGTCGGCGTCATTGCCACTGAAAAAGGCTGGAATCTTTATGTTTGTGGCAATGGCGGCATGAAACCACGCCATGCCGAATTACTGGCTTCTGATCTCGATACCCACACCTTGATCCGTTATATCGACCGCTTCTTTATGTTCTATATCCAGACGGCAGACCGCTTGCAACGTACCTCGGTATGGCGTGACAACATGGAAGGTGGGCTGGATTATCTGAAAGATGTCGTGGTGAATGATTCTCTGGGGCTAGCTGCTGAATTGGAACGCCGTATGAGCCATGTAGTGGGAACCTATCAGGATGAATGGCGTACGGCGGTGGAAGATCCAGAAGTGCGTAAGCGCTTTAAAACCTTTATCAATGCTAAAGCTGAACAGCAGCAAGACCCGCATATTCAATTTGCTGAAGTTCGCGGACAAATCCGGCCAAAGACTGAAGTAGAACGTGATGCAACGCGCATCGCTATGGCCGAAGCCTAA